A part of Myxococcus fulvus genomic DNA contains:
- a CDS encoding L-dopachrome tautomerase-related protein — MAEPTVFAPSSSPAPRALVARGLKAVIAVVGLVALALVGVRLRYGGGEPYPDVTGMPLLPDSALEEVVRSPEPIGNVAVSSTGRVFYTLHPESRPQGAKLFEWVDGKAVPFPSEAVQARLFDTVLGITIDRRGWLWTIDHGNHGLGVPRLLAFELATGHLAHEYDVPPQIAPPGSFLQDLRVDARGETVFIADVGFWRRSPALIVHDVATKESRRVLEKHDAVFPQDFIIRNPIKDMVFFGGLAALKCGVDGLALDPSDEWLWFGAMNHDTMYRVRTADLKDRALDDEALGTRLQAVGRKPLNDGLSADTEGNVLVTDVEHGAVLRMSPDGRLETLVKSPRLRWADALNHGPDGWLYVADSAIPHHMLQSKAHIAANAPYFIYRFKPGIGGIAGM, encoded by the coding sequence ATGGCCGAACCCACTGTCTTTGCTCCCTCGTCGTCCCCCGCACCCCGCGCGCTCGTCGCCCGGGGGCTCAAGGCCGTCATCGCCGTGGTGGGCCTGGTGGCGCTCGCGCTGGTCGGCGTGCGGCTGCGCTACGGCGGGGGCGAACCGTACCCGGACGTGACGGGCATGCCCCTGCTCCCGGACAGCGCGCTGGAGGAGGTGGTGCGGAGCCCCGAGCCCATCGGCAACGTGGCGGTGTCCTCCACGGGCCGCGTCTTCTACACGCTTCATCCGGAGAGCCGGCCCCAGGGCGCGAAGCTGTTCGAGTGGGTGGACGGCAAGGCGGTGCCGTTCCCCTCGGAGGCGGTGCAGGCGCGGCTGTTCGACACGGTGCTCGGCATCACCATCGACCGGCGCGGCTGGCTGTGGACCATCGACCACGGCAACCACGGGCTCGGCGTGCCCCGGCTGCTCGCGTTCGAGCTGGCCACCGGACACCTGGCGCACGAGTACGACGTCCCGCCGCAAATCGCGCCGCCGGGCTCGTTCCTCCAGGACCTGCGCGTGGACGCGCGGGGGGAGACGGTGTTCATCGCGGACGTGGGCTTCTGGCGGCGCTCCCCGGCGCTCATCGTCCACGACGTGGCGACGAAGGAGTCGCGCCGCGTGCTGGAGAAGCACGACGCCGTGTTCCCCCAGGACTTCATCATCCGAAACCCCATCAAGGACATGGTGTTCTTCGGTGGGCTGGCCGCGCTCAAGTGCGGCGTGGACGGCCTCGCGCTGGACCCGAGCGATGAGTGGCTGTGGTTCGGCGCGATGAACCACGACACGATGTATCGCGTGCGTACCGCGGACCTGAAAGACCGCGCGCTCGATGACGAGGCCCTGGGCACGAGGCTGCAGGCCGTGGGTCGCAAGCCGCTCAACGACGGGCTCAGCGCGGACACCGAGGGCAACGTGCTGGTGACGGACGTGGAGCACGGCGCGGTGCTGCGGATGAGCCCGGATGGACGCCTGGAGACGCTGGTGAAGTCCCCGCGCCTGCGCTGGGCGGACGCGCTCAACCACGGGCCGGACGGCTGGCTCTACGTGGCCGACAGCGCCATCCCCCACCACATGCTCCAGTCCAAGGCGCACATCGCCGCGAACGCGCCGTACTTCATCTACCGCTTCAAGCCCGGCATCGGCGGCATCGCGGGCATGTGA
- a CDS encoding App1 family protein: MADFRPALYRLAVRADARYDAVSRSLRRSLGIAPPLRILPYRGHGTPERAVIKARVLEDRHIQPQQRRHTVWSSAVASYKRYMTREIAGAKVAVRWGDKRWEGTTDEEGFLELWVPPPEGVRSGWHMVELELLSPEPEGVPRVAAPVRVAGTSARYGVISDIDDTVIVTGVTDLLKRAWALFLTEHRVRLPFPGVDAFYAALQAGADGQGDNPIFYVSSSPWNLYEHLDEFLALHHIPTGPLLLRDWGLSSTGFAPGGGHGHKLEKIRGLLTDLDHLPFILIGDSGQEDAEHYRTIVREFPGRILGVYIRNVPGHPRRARELEAIAADIRDAGSQMLAVDDTTSAARHAARSGWIQWKEVLEVEAHRREDSERGPG, from the coding sequence ATGGCCGACTTCAGACCCGCCCTCTACCGACTCGCCGTCCGCGCCGACGCCCGCTATGACGCGGTGAGCCGGAGCCTCCGCCGCTCGCTGGGCATCGCCCCGCCGCTGCGCATCCTCCCCTACCGGGGCCACGGCACCCCCGAGCGCGCGGTCATCAAGGCGCGCGTGCTGGAGGACCGCCACATCCAGCCGCAGCAGCGACGCCACACGGTGTGGAGCAGCGCGGTGGCCTCCTACAAGCGCTACATGACGCGCGAAATCGCCGGCGCGAAGGTGGCGGTGCGCTGGGGCGACAAGCGCTGGGAGGGCACCACCGACGAGGAGGGCTTCCTGGAGCTGTGGGTGCCCCCGCCCGAGGGCGTGCGCTCCGGCTGGCACATGGTGGAGCTGGAATTGCTCTCGCCGGAGCCGGAGGGCGTGCCCCGCGTGGCCGCCCCCGTGCGCGTGGCGGGCACCAGCGCGCGCTACGGCGTCATCAGCGACATCGACGACACCGTCATCGTCACGGGCGTGACGGACCTGCTCAAGCGCGCCTGGGCCCTGTTCCTCACCGAGCACCGCGTGCGCCTGCCCTTCCCCGGCGTGGACGCCTTCTACGCGGCGCTCCAGGCGGGCGCGGACGGCCAGGGCGACAACCCCATCTTCTACGTCTCCAGCAGCCCCTGGAACCTGTACGAGCACCTGGACGAGTTCCTCGCCCTGCACCACATCCCCACCGGGCCGCTGCTCCTGCGCGACTGGGGCCTGTCCAGCACGGGCTTCGCCCCCGGCGGAGGCCACGGCCACAAGCTGGAGAAGATTCGCGGGCTGCTCACGGATTTGGACCACCTGCCCTTCATCCTCATCGGCGACAGCGGCCAGGAGGACGCCGAGCACTACCGCACCATCGTCCGCGAGTTCCCCGGCCGCATCCTCGGTGTCTACATCCGCAACGTGCCCGGCCACCCCCGCCGCGCCCGGGAGCTGGAGGCCATCGCCGCCGACATCCGTGACGCGGGCAGTCAGATGCTCGCCGTGGACGACACCACCAGCGCCGCGCGTCACGCCGCCCGCTCCGGGTGGATTCAGTGGAAGGAGGTCCTGGAGGTGGAGGCCCACCGCCGCGAGGACTCCGAGCGCGGACCGGGGTGA
- a CDS encoding glycoside hydrolase family 15 protein, which translates to MGVGRQVVAGDSVPIEDHGVIGDLRTVALIGNEGTIDWLCYPHFDSPSIFASLLDPKKGGHWSIRPEKDGVLRKQFYWPDTNVLVTRFYTAEGVGELVDFMPMERKGTKQVREVIRRVRVVRGELSFEMECFPGFNYARDVHQTRLIDGGAAFESRTLQMTLSSSVKLERAERGVTARFKLKENQSAVFSLREGMRESCEDLVHDHESAESLFRDTVDYWRHWLSSCQYTGRWRETVQRSALALKLMTFEPTGAIVAAPTCSLPESPGGSRNWDYRFCWLRDAAFTVYAFLRIGFKKEAAAFMRWVEARCAEHGDGPLPLMFSLDGSPVPQEEELTHLEGYGGAKPVRIGNAAADQLQLDIYGELMDSVYLSNKYAAPISYDFWKHLRRLVDWVCEHWNQPDEGIWEIRGGRRHFVYSKLMCWVALDRAIRLADKRSFPADRARWLATRDAIFEDIMAQGWSEKRGSFIQAYGKDTLDAANLLMPLVFFLSPVDPRMLSMLDHLRQPPSQGGLASDGLVYRYDVEATLDGIPGSEGTFNLCSFWLVEAMTRAHSARPDLLEEARLMFERMLGYANHVGLYAEQTGMGGESLGNFPQALTHLSLISAAYNLDRTLGRKD; encoded by the coding sequence ATGGGGGTGGGAAGACAGGTGGTGGCGGGGGACTCGGTCCCCATCGAGGACCACGGCGTCATCGGCGACCTGCGCACGGTGGCGTTGATCGGGAACGAGGGCACCATCGACTGGCTGTGCTACCCGCACTTCGACAGTCCCAGCATCTTCGCGTCGCTGCTGGACCCGAAGAAGGGAGGCCACTGGAGCATCCGCCCCGAGAAGGACGGCGTGCTGCGCAAGCAGTTCTACTGGCCGGACACCAACGTGCTGGTGACGCGCTTCTACACGGCCGAGGGTGTGGGGGAGCTGGTCGACTTCATGCCCATGGAGCGCAAGGGCACCAAGCAGGTGCGCGAGGTCATCCGCCGCGTGCGCGTGGTGCGCGGTGAGCTGTCGTTCGAGATGGAGTGCTTCCCGGGCTTCAACTACGCCCGGGACGTGCACCAGACGCGCCTCATCGACGGCGGGGCCGCGTTCGAGTCGCGCACGCTGCAGATGACGCTGTCGTCCTCGGTGAAGCTCGAGCGCGCGGAGCGGGGCGTCACCGCGCGCTTCAAGCTCAAGGAGAACCAGTCCGCCGTCTTCTCGCTGCGCGAGGGCATGCGCGAGTCGTGCGAGGACCTGGTGCACGACCACGAGTCCGCGGAGTCGCTGTTCCGCGACACGGTGGACTACTGGCGCCACTGGCTGTCGAGCTGCCAGTACACGGGCCGCTGGCGGGAGACGGTGCAGCGCTCGGCGCTGGCGCTCAAGCTGATGACCTTCGAGCCGACGGGGGCCATCGTCGCGGCGCCCACGTGCAGCCTGCCCGAGTCACCCGGTGGCAGTCGCAACTGGGACTACCGTTTCTGCTGGCTGCGCGACGCGGCCTTCACCGTCTACGCGTTCCTGCGCATCGGCTTCAAGAAGGAGGCCGCGGCCTTCATGCGGTGGGTGGAGGCGCGGTGCGCGGAGCACGGGGACGGGCCCCTGCCGCTGATGTTCTCGCTGGACGGCAGCCCGGTGCCCCAGGAGGAGGAGCTGACGCACCTGGAGGGCTATGGCGGCGCGAAGCCGGTGCGCATCGGCAACGCGGCGGCGGACCAGCTCCAGCTCGACATCTACGGCGAGCTGATGGACTCGGTGTACCTGTCCAACAAGTACGCGGCGCCCATCTCCTACGACTTCTGGAAGCACCTGCGCAGGTTGGTGGATTGGGTGTGCGAGCACTGGAACCAGCCGGACGAGGGCATCTGGGAGATACGCGGCGGCCGGCGGCACTTCGTGTACTCGAAGCTGATGTGCTGGGTGGCGTTGGACCGGGCCATCCGGCTGGCGGACAAGCGCAGCTTCCCCGCGGACCGGGCGCGGTGGCTCGCGACGCGCGACGCCATCTTCGAGGACATCATGGCCCAGGGCTGGAGCGAGAAGCGCGGCTCCTTCATCCAGGCCTATGGGAAGGACACGCTGGACGCGGCGAACCTCTTGATGCCGCTGGTCTTCTTCCTGTCGCCGGTGGACCCCCGGATGTTGTCCATGCTGGACCACCTGCGTCAGCCGCCGTCGCAAGGAGGGCTCGCGTCGGACGGGCTGGTGTACCGCTACGACGTGGAGGCGACGCTGGACGGCATCCCCGGCAGCGAGGGGACGTTCAACTTGTGCAGCTTCTGGTTGGTGGAGGCGATGACGCGGGCGCACTCGGCGCGGCCGGACCTGCTGGAGGAGGCGCGGCTGATGTTCGAGCGGATGCTCGGCTACGCCAACCACGTGGGGCTGTACGCGGAGCAGACGGGCATGGGGGGCGAGTCGCTCGGCAACTTCCCCCAGGCGCTCACCCACCTGTCGCTCATCAGCGCCGCCTACAACCTGGACCGGACGCTGGGGCGCAAGGACTGA
- a CDS encoding DUF6209 family protein — protein sequence MLRRHVRWLLAAASLLVASVAWSQSTPSITFQSPSQGWNVFASSNPLPFGSTASIVFDVSRLTQCRGNINATTPGWTITGHYQFNNGPVQSFWVAGFSSTPNPPAPSIPLNTRGDLAIWFENTSRWGCQAWDSNFGNNYHFNVQ from the coding sequence TTGCTGCGTCGTCATGTCCGCTGGTTGCTGGCCGCCGCTTCCCTGCTCGTCGCCTCGGTGGCCTGGTCGCAGTCCACGCCGAGCATCACCTTCCAGTCCCCCTCGCAGGGCTGGAACGTGTTCGCGTCATCCAACCCCCTGCCCTTCGGCTCCACCGCGAGCATCGTCTTCGACGTGTCCCGCCTGACGCAGTGCCGGGGCAACATCAACGCCACCACGCCAGGGTGGACGATTACCGGCCACTACCAGTTCAACAACGGGCCGGTGCAGAGCTTCTGGGTGGCGGGCTTCTCGTCCACGCCCAACCCGCCCGCACCCTCCATCCCGCTCAACACGCGTGGAGATTTGGCCATCTGGTTCGAGAACACCAGCCGCTGGGGCTGCCAGGCGTGGGACTCCAACTTCGGCAACAACTACCACTTCAACGTGCAGTGA